The Equus asinus isolate D_3611 breed Donkey chromosome 22, EquAss-T2T_v2, whole genome shotgun sequence genome has a segment encoding these proteins:
- the FAM186B gene encoding protein FAM186B yields MEKDEPPQLVTPKSVNAILSRIEAAQLTRVQEDISSQLSDILDNVNCVINHFQEELGYDLKEKAKSHQMEQKGKKRFILLEKIASFSKDAKTKEKHLYEILHWLGHWGDSLTYEIRNRQSQGEEEALDEWIEVMEKVLPLSLIATKGGIESLISLCSTLIEGQKKRAKASKCTFWPGWQEQSPQNSTSYPQPPSPEKMLQDKHTTCTRVSEVKSMLQELLDSTMFNQGDVRAIRYMYAVVENLNKALILQHKENRSLETKYKSLKIEMTKELSSQRLYFQKSLQILESKRDALLKQVEILGGKYHDLLLIKHALEFQLKKAESARGQAEDSAKILVDSPGPHERDTLPKKETVMEETQEEPKKEDQLFSPLSPSPMATAGDSGARPSTYQPLCTMTMHSRIADVYSSTDTESLQPVWPSLVDHKFPKKCERLMAETPGHKVKDQKDFFQEADQEKEGLQIKPHFGKQLSQESSRKEALESKVEHWEEELSWERRRQQWLEEEERWLQQQQKWALQEQEHQEKLRQWEMEDVAREQQQRLGQPGKEHRHPWREPEQPGEDGERMIFMTTSQWRDLEKSSLAPPPSRTQSAHQGRRPHLPRSPDTQQPSPGNQRTVSSATLTQKPRAHWVPTKPRKSASFPVRGISIQKVTQPPLQISPATLKGKTYHMDVEAQRKNLQLLSEEAELGLPHYLRSRALELTITNMKLNALRLQCLCHKYILYRRFQSLREEVINHIQGLRETGATYKAQNLYIFLENIDHQQNLQLQPWKDKQKDLEEKHRECLSSMVTMFPKLQLEWNVHLHTPVVTSPQSRKSKPPPSLLQHIHSSSRSCKQPLEHCTSKHPERVPLRVACQQGKQMEAMWKTDVTSSSHPIEKKTPASLPWDQLGGRPDIPRLLALDVHSSYHKSFMSLKARASATQRKTCLEPPDESAELVRKKSNESFPGTLKSRRIETTPVPTPSLSQ; encoded by the exons ATGGAAAAAGACGAGCCCCCACAGTTGGTGACCCCCAAGTCGGTGAATGCCATTCTCTCGAGGATTGAGGCTGCCCAGCTAACTCGGGTTCAGGAG GATATTTCTTCCCAGCTCTCAGACATCTTGGACAATGTCAACTGTGTCATCAACCACTTCCAGGAAGAATTAGgatatgatttaaaagaaaaggcaaaatctcACCAGATGGAGCAAAAGGGCAAGAAGAGATTCATCTTGCTGGAGAAAATTGCTTCCTTCTCCAAGGATGCTAAGACTAAAGAGAAGCACTTGTACGAGATTCTCCACTGGCTGGGCCACTGGG GTGACAGCCTGACTTACGAGATCAGGAACAGGCAGAGTCAGGGGGAAGAGGAAGCCCTGGATGAATGGATTGAGGTGATGGAGAAAGTGTTACCTCTCTCCCTCATCGCCACCAAAGGAGGCATTGAGTCTCTCATTTCCCTTTGCTCCACTCTCATTGAAGGACAAAAGAAAAGGGCAAAAG CGTCTAAATGCACCTTCTGGCCGGGCTGGCAGGAACAAAGCCCACAAAACTCTACATCCTACCCTCAGCCACCGAGCCCAGAGAAGATGCTCCAGGACAAGCACACTACCTGCACAAGGGTCTCTGAGGTGAAGTCCATGCTTCAGGAGCTCCTGGACTCCACTATGTTCAACCAGGGGGACGTCAGGGCCATCAGGTACATGTACGCTGTGGTTGAGAACCTCAACAAGGCCTTGATCCTCCAGCACAAGGAAAACAGGAGCCTGGAGACCAAATACAAGTCCCTGAAAATAGAGATGACCAAAGAACTCAGCAGCCAGAGGCTGTACTTCCAGAAATCCCTCCAAATCCTCGAGAGCAAGAGGGATGCCCTACTAAAGCAGGTGGAAATTCTAGGGGGAAAGTACCATGACCTTCTCTTGATAAAGCATGCCTTAGAGTTCCAGCTGAAGAAGGCTGAGTCTGCTAGAGGTCAAGCAGAAGACTCAGCTAAGATACTGGTTGACTCCCCGGGCCCTCATGAGAGAGACACCCtcccaaagaaagaaacagtcaTGGAGGAAACCCAAGAAGAACCCAAGAAAGAGGATCAGCTGTTCTCACCACTCTCCCCAAGTCCTATGGCCACAGCCGGGGACAGTGGTGCTAGGCCTTCAACGTATCAGCCACTTTGCACCATGACCATGCATTCAAGGATCGCAGATGTGTACAGCAGTACAGACACTGAAAGTCTTCAGCccgtgtggccatctttggtGGATCACAAGTTTCCTAAGAAATGTGAAAGACTGATGgcagaaaccccaggccacaaagTCAAAGATCAGAaggacttcttccaggaagcagaCCAGGAAAAGGAAGGACTTCAAATTAAGCCCCATTTTGGGAAGCAGCTGTCCCAAGAGAGCTCCAGGAAGGAGGCCTTGGAAAGCAAGGTGGAACACTGGGAAGAAGAACTCAGCTGGGAGAGGCGGAGGCAGCAGTggctggaagaggaagagaggtggctgcagcagcagcagaagtggGCCCTACAGGAACAGGAGCACCAGGAGAAGCTGCGGCAGTGGGAGATGGAGGACGTGGCaagggagcagcagcagagaTTGGGCCAGCCAGGAAAGGAGCACAGACACCCATGGAGGGAGCCGGAGCAACCAGGGGAGGACGGGGAGAGGATGATCTTCATGACCACCAGTCAATGGAGGGACTTGGAGAAATCATCATTAGCACCTCCCCCAAGCCGGACCCAATCTGCTCACCAAGGCAGGAGGCCACACTTGCCCAGGTCCCCTGATACCCAGCAGCCTTCCCCTGGAAACCAGAGGACCGTGAGTTCAGCCACGTTAACCCAAAAACCACGGGCCCACTGGGTTCCCACAAAGCCCAGGAAATCGGCCTCTTTTCCTGTCAGGGGCATATCCATCCAAAAAGTGACCCAGCCACCTCTGCAGATATCCCCTGCAACTCTTAAGGGGAAGACATACCACATGGATGTGGAGGCCCAGAGGAAGAATCTGCAGCTCCTGAGTGAAGAGGCTGAGCTGGGGCTGCCCCACTACCTGCGCAGCAGGGCGCTGGAGCTCACCATCACCAACATGAAGCTGAACGCACTCAGGCTGCAGTGCCTGTGCCATAAGTACATCCTCTACAGACGCTTCCAGAGCCTCCG AGAAGAAGTGATCAACCATATACAAGGCCTGCGAGAAACTGGGGCAACCTACAAGGCCCAGAACCTCTACATCTTCCTGGAAAACATCGACCACCAGCAGAACCTCCAGCTGCAGCCCTGGAAGGACAAGCAGAAGGACCTGGAGGAGAAGCACCGAGAGTGCCTGAGCAGCATGGTGACCATGTTCCCCAAG CTCCAGCTGGAGTGGAATGTTCACCTGCACACCCCTGTGGTCACCTCCCCACAGTCAAGGAAAAGCAAGCCGCCCCCATCCTTACTCCAGCACATCCACTCCAGCAGCCGCTCCTGCAAGCAGCCTCTGGAGCACTGTACGTCCAAGCACCCAGAACGTGTGCCCCTGCGGGTAGCCTG CCAACAGGGGAAACAGATGGAGGCCATGTGGAAGACTGATGTGACCTCCTCCAGTCACCCAATAGAAAAGAAGAcccctgccagcctgccctgggACCAGCTAGGGGGGCGCCCAGATATTCCCCGGCTGTTGGCATTGGATGTGCATTCCTCCTACCACAAAAGCTTCATGTCCCTCAAGGCCCG TGCCTCAGCGACCCAAAGAAAGACATGCCTGGAACCCCCAGATGAGTCAGCTGAACTTGTTCGTAAAAAGTCAAACGAGTCCTTCCCTGGAACCCTAAAAAGCAGGAGGATCGAGACAACCCCAGTCCCCACTCCATCCCTCAGCCAGTGA